From one Treponema denticola genomic stretch:
- the fliJ gene encoding flagellar export protein FliJ: protein MKRFEFRLEKLLNLREFYEHQSEIELAQAIAHKDYIDIQLQQIAKLKVKTGTEFNPESDKIDITDLHNAQNYIILLDKKKDDLLEKLVIAEQIIEEKRKIYIEAASKRKVISKLKEKKRKVWEKENIKAEENYIDDIVTYKFGQNKIILAECYN, encoded by the coding sequence ATGAAAAGGTTTGAGTTTCGGCTTGAAAAACTTTTGAACTTACGCGAATTTTATGAACATCAGTCGGAAATTGAGTTAGCACAGGCTATTGCTCATAAAGATTACATTGATATTCAATTACAACAAATTGCTAAGTTAAAAGTAAAAACAGGTACCGAATTTAATCCTGAGTCCGATAAAATTGATATAACCGATCTTCATAATGCCCAAAATTATATTATACTTTTAGATAAAAAAAAGGATGACTTATTAGAAAAATTGGTTATTGCAGAACAAATTATTGAAGAAAAAAGAAAAATTTACATTGAGGCTGCATCAAAACGCAAAGTAATTTCAAAACTAAAAGAAAAAAAACGAAAAGTATGGGAAAAAGAAAATATAAAAGCAGAAGAAAACTATATCGATGATATTGTTACTTATAAATTCGGTCAAAATAAAATAATTTTAGCTGAGTGCTATAATTAA
- the fliI gene encoding flagellar protein export ATPase FliI, whose amino-acid sequence MVDLFDKYTDAVSETDPIKFTGRVVRVHDKLIESEGPVASVGELCQIITDDNPDGLKAEVVGLNGTIVQLMSYTDVQGVKIGDLVIASGEILSVPVGNVLLGRVVDALCKSADGKPEPYSAKRYPVVAPPPDAMTRKPIRQRIVTGIRAIDSLLAVGRGQRLGIFAGTGIGKSTLLGMIARNTNADVNVIALIGERGREVLDFIEHDLGPEGLKHSVIVSATSDQSALARIRGAYTATAIAEYFRDQGKDVMLLFDSVTRFAMAQREIGLAIGEPPATRGYTPSVFSSLPKLLERSGTSEKGSITGFYTVLVEGDDMNEPISDAVRGILDGHIVLDRNLAERGQYPAVNVLKSISRLSNRVSGPNTKNASKRMRTLLKDYTESEDMINLGAYQKGSSAAIDDAIEHYPRIYDFLTQEVDDPAKLKDTLQKLSDITGIDIPPEEFDEAGLGVGAIKKYAQSSEASALYKPEREVE is encoded by the coding sequence ATGGTAGATCTGTTTGATAAATATACCGATGCTGTCTCAGAAACCGATCCGATAAAATTTACGGGACGTGTTGTCCGTGTTCATGATAAATTAATTGAAAGTGAAGGACCTGTTGCTTCCGTAGGAGAGCTTTGCCAAATTATTACGGATGATAATCCTGATGGATTAAAGGCTGAGGTTGTAGGTTTAAACGGAACTATCGTTCAGCTGATGAGCTATACCGATGTTCAAGGTGTAAAAATAGGCGACCTCGTTATTGCAAGCGGAGAAATTCTATCCGTTCCGGTTGGAAATGTTTTACTGGGTCGTGTTGTAGATGCCTTATGTAAATCTGCTGACGGTAAACCTGAACCTTATTCGGCTAAAAGATATCCTGTCGTAGCTCCTCCTCCCGATGCTATGACCCGTAAACCTATAAGACAAAGAATTGTTACCGGCATCCGTGCTATCGATAGTCTTTTGGCTGTGGGACGCGGACAACGTCTTGGTATTTTCGCCGGTACGGGAATCGGAAAATCTACCTTGCTTGGAATGATAGCCAGAAACACAAATGCCGATGTAAATGTTATAGCTCTTATAGGAGAGCGCGGACGTGAAGTTTTAGATTTTATTGAGCATGATCTGGGGCCTGAAGGTTTAAAACATTCGGTAATTGTAAGTGCAACCTCAGATCAAAGTGCTCTTGCAAGAATAAGAGGGGCATATACTGCTACGGCAATTGCAGAATATTTTAGAGATCAAGGAAAAGATGTTATGCTTCTTTTTGATTCCGTAACACGCTTTGCTATGGCACAAAGAGAAATAGGACTTGCCATAGGAGAGCCTCCTGCAACTCGCGGATATACTCCAAGTGTTTTTAGTTCCCTTCCTAAATTGCTTGAAAGAAGCGGTACCTCCGAAAAAGGTTCCATTACAGGATTTTATACCGTACTAGTAGAAGGCGATGATATGAATGAGCCGATTTCGGATGCCGTTCGAGGTATTTTAGACGGTCATATTGTATTGGATAGAAATCTTGCTGAGAGAGGACAATATCCAGCCGTTAATGTTTTAAAAAGTATTTCCAGATTATCCAACAGAGTATCGGGACCGAACACAAAGAATGCATCAAAACGAATGCGTACATTATTAAAAGATTATACCGAATCCGAAGATATGATAAATCTCGGAGCTTATCAAAAAGGAAGCAGTGCAGCAATCGATGATGCTATAGAACATTATCCGCGTATTTATGATTTTTTAACTCAAGAGGTAGATGATCCTGCAAAACTGAAAGATACATTACAAAAACTTTCGGATATTACGGGTATTGATATTCCTCCGGAGGAATTTGATGAAGCAGGATTAGGTGTTGGGGCTATAAAAAAATATGCTCAAAGTTCTGAAGCCTCTGCATTATATAAACCTGAGCGAGAGGTTGAGTAA
- the fliH gene encoding flagellar assembly protein FliH encodes MAKTIFRGFEVNKNNSDVVFLQLNKTFQEEPEEIIEEEVPVYEGPTVEDLKKEAEDFKLEWEKQKEKMLSDAKTEADKIIEGAQNAAFDEVKRQTDEAQVIAQNAKKDAEDIIAEAEQKARDIIADSEKNKDAVNQGAYKEGFNRGREEGFKEGNLEVQRLTDRLHTIINKAMDRRQEILSETEQQIVDLVLLMTRKVVKVISENQRNVVVSNVVHALRKVKGRGDVVIRVNLADVKMTTEHIQNFISAAENIKNITVVEDSTVDQGGCIIETDFGAVDARIASQLNELEQKILEISPIKTKIKTGNI; translated from the coding sequence ATGGCTAAGACTATTTTTAGAGGCTTTGAGGTAAACAAAAACAATAGCGATGTAGTATTTTTGCAGCTTAATAAAACTTTTCAAGAAGAACCTGAAGAAATTATTGAAGAAGAAGTTCCGGTTTATGAAGGTCCTACTGTTGAAGATTTAAAAAAAGAAGCTGAAGATTTTAAACTTGAATGGGAAAAGCAAAAAGAAAAAATGCTTTCCGATGCTAAAACTGAAGCCGATAAAATTATTGAAGGTGCGCAAAACGCTGCCTTTGATGAAGTAAAAAGACAGACAGATGAAGCTCAAGTTATTGCTCAAAATGCAAAAAAAGATGCTGAGGATATTATAGCCGAAGCCGAGCAAAAAGCCAGAGATATAATAGCCGATTCCGAAAAAAACAAAGATGCTGTAAATCAAGGTGCATATAAGGAAGGTTTTAACCGCGGCCGTGAAGAAGGTTTCAAGGAAGGAAATCTTGAAGTGCAGCGCCTAACTGATCGTCTTCACACAATAATAAATAAGGCTATGGATAGGCGTCAAGAAATTCTTTCGGAAACTGAGCAGCAAATAGTGGATCTTGTTCTTCTGATGACAAGAAAGGTTGTCAAGGTTATTTCCGAAAATCAGAGAAATGTTGTAGTGTCCAACGTTGTTCATGCTTTGCGTAAAGTAAAGGGCAGGGGAGACGTGGTTATACGCGTTAATCTTGCTGATGTTAAAATGACTACAGAGCACATCCAAAACTTTATATCTGCTGCAGAAAATATTAAAAATATTACGGTAGTTGAAGATTCTACTGTTGATCAAGGCGGATGTATAATTGAAACCGATTTTGGAGCAGTGGATGCACGCATAGCAAGTCAGCTTAACGAACTTGAACAAAAGATTTTGGAAATATCTCCCATTAAGACAAAGATAAAAACCGGAAATATTTAA
- the fliG gene encoding flagellar motor switch protein FliG → MAVAPAKERGSSKKSKDINSLTGRQKAAIFLVSLGGEISAKIMERLREDEVEKIVFEIARTETVEAELKDAVLQEFQDLMTAQNFITTGGIDYARDVLEKTFGSQKAIEIINRLTSSLQVRPFDFIRRTDPAHLLNFIQQEHPQTIALILAYLEPQKASVILQNLPDEIQSDVARRVATMDTTSPDVLREVERVLEKKLSTVSSEDYTAAGGVDSIVEILNLVDRSSEKSIIESLEDEDPDLAEEIKKKMFVFEDIVMLDDRSISKVLREVNNDEMAKALKQVDTEVQDKIFRNMSKRAGAMLRDEMEYMGPIRVKDVEEAQQKIVSIIRHLEDKGEIVIARSEEDELV, encoded by the coding sequence ATGGCTGTAGCACCTGCAAAAGAAAGAGGCAGTTCAAAAAAAAGTAAGGATATTAATTCTCTTACCGGAAGACAGAAGGCTGCAATATTTTTAGTATCTCTCGGAGGTGAAATCTCCGCTAAAATAATGGAAAGACTTCGTGAAGATGAAGTCGAAAAAATAGTTTTTGAGATTGCAAGAACCGAAACGGTGGAAGCGGAATTAAAAGATGCCGTTCTCCAAGAGTTTCAGGATTTGATGACTGCTCAAAACTTTATAACAACAGGCGGTATAGACTATGCAAGGGATGTTCTGGAAAAAACTTTCGGCAGTCAAAAAGCTATCGAAATAATAAACAGGCTTACAAGTTCTTTGCAAGTTCGTCCATTTGATTTTATTCGAAGAACCGATCCTGCGCACTTATTGAACTTTATTCAGCAAGAGCATCCGCAGACAATTGCTTTGATTCTTGCCTACCTTGAGCCGCAAAAGGCATCGGTGATTTTGCAAAATCTTCCCGATGAAATTCAAAGTGATGTTGCAAGACGTGTCGCAACCATGGATACAACTTCCCCCGATGTTCTCCGTGAAGTTGAACGCGTCTTGGAAAAGAAACTTTCAACCGTTTCAAGTGAAGATTACACGGCAGCGGGCGGTGTAGACAGCATCGTTGAGATTCTTAACCTTGTTGACCGTTCTTCTGAAAAATCAATTATCGAATCTCTTGAAGACGAAGATCCCGACTTGGCAGAAGAAATCAAGAAGAAGATGTTCGTATTCGAAGATATTGTTATGCTTGACGATAGGTCCATCAGTAAGGTTCTGCGTGAAGTTAATAACGATGAAATGGCTAAGGCTCTTAAACAGGTTGATACCGAAGTTCAAGATAAGATATTTAGGAATATGTCTAAACGTGCAGGTGCCATGCTCCGTGATGAAATGGAATACATGGGACCGATACGTGTTAAAGATGTTGAAGAAGCTCAGCAGAAAATTGTTTCGATTATCAGACACTTGGAGGATAAGGGTGAAATTGTTATCGCCAGATCCGAAGAGGATGAATTGGTATAA
- the fliF gene encoding flagellar basal-body MS-ring/collar protein FliF → MNEKFNNLKTKFGTLWGKWTKLQKGIIIGVIVLALVLIVVLGRWSSKPTSVPVIDMAITDVDLRDRIILRINEENVKTEISSDGIISVADEATARRMRAILIREDLIPNNTSPWAFFDVERYSRTEFDREVDLRRAITEEVKRHLKALDDIDDANVIVRIPEKALFESEQLPATATVVIYPAPGSDISANRKKIEGIQKMLRLAVPGLKNEDITISDASGIPLNDFEIMKDADRLTLIEKQQKFIAKLERQYGANILTPLQKIYGEDRVRDINVKIDMDMSERSADTTEIRPTVIKEDNPETSYDDSQVVQSVTVSSENATTIWEGSGINPQGPTGTEGQTPPSYQDTRNLVGRSTQTITKENHLVSSSQIKEVFLPKMGRRTVSVNIDGVWEKKKDVNGKYIIKNGMIEREYKPLSAEEIKQAEKIIKDAIGFDASRKDSVSVVNVKVDRTSQFELEDREYFKALQRQTIFLLSLAGIALILLFFILYRIISREIERRKRLREEELLRQAQLERERMLYDQQMADADVSMTVEERRRQELQENAINMAREHPEDVALLIRTWLMEE, encoded by the coding sequence ATGAACGAAAAGTTTAACAATCTAAAAACAAAGTTTGGGACGCTTTGGGGAAAATGGACAAAGCTCCAAAAAGGAATCATCATCGGGGTAATTGTACTTGCTCTGGTATTGATTGTCGTTCTCGGTAGATGGTCTTCAAAACCGACATCGGTACCCGTAATAGACATGGCGATAACCGATGTTGATCTGCGGGATAGAATTATCTTGCGCATTAATGAAGAAAATGTAAAAACTGAAATCTCTTCCGATGGGATAATCTCGGTTGCCGATGAAGCAACAGCCAGAAGGATGAGGGCTATTTTAATCCGTGAAGATTTAATACCTAACAATACAAGTCCTTGGGCATTCTTTGATGTTGAGCGCTATTCGCGTACAGAATTTGACCGTGAGGTCGATTTACGCCGTGCAATTACCGAGGAAGTAAAGAGACACTTAAAAGCCTTGGACGATATTGATGATGCTAATGTTATTGTCCGGATACCGGAGAAAGCCTTATTTGAATCGGAACAGCTTCCTGCAACTGCAACTGTAGTTATTTATCCTGCACCGGGAAGCGATATTTCGGCCAATCGAAAAAAAATAGAAGGTATCCAAAAGATGCTCAGGCTTGCGGTTCCCGGATTAAAAAATGAAGATATTACTATAAGTGATGCTTCAGGAATTCCCTTAAACGATTTTGAAATTATGAAAGATGCTGACCGCTTAACTCTAATTGAAAAGCAGCAAAAATTTATTGCTAAACTTGAAAGGCAATATGGGGCCAACATACTTACTCCTTTACAAAAAATATACGGTGAAGACAGAGTTAGAGATATAAACGTTAAAATTGATATGGATATGTCTGAACGTTCTGCCGATACGACCGAAATACGCCCTACAGTTATCAAAGAAGATAATCCTGAGACTTCTTATGATGATTCTCAAGTAGTTCAATCGGTTACGGTAAGCTCTGAAAATGCAACAACTATCTGGGAAGGAAGCGGAATAAATCCTCAAGGACCTACGGGAACCGAGGGACAAACTCCTCCTTCTTATCAGGATACAAGAAATTTAGTGGGACGCTCGACTCAGACCATCACAAAGGAAAACCATCTTGTAAGTTCAAGCCAGATAAAAGAAGTCTTCCTTCCCAAAATGGGAAGAAGAACCGTATCGGTAAACATTGACGGTGTTTGGGAAAAGAAAAAAGACGTAAACGGAAAATATATTATTAAAAACGGTATGATCGAAAGAGAATATAAACCTCTTTCAGCTGAAGAAATAAAGCAGGCCGAAAAAATAATTAAAGATGCCATAGGATTTGATGCAAGCCGAAAAGATTCCGTAAGTGTTGTAAATGTTAAGGTTGATAGAACATCTCAGTTTGAACTGGAAGATAGGGAATATTTTAAAGCTCTGCAAAGGCAAACCATATTCTTGCTTTCACTGGCGGGAATAGCATTAATATTACTCTTCTTTATATTGTATAGAATTATAAGCCGTGAGATTGAAAGAAGAAAAAGACTCCGCGAAGAAGAACTTCTGCGTCAGGCACAGTTGGAGCGTGAAAGAATGTTGTATGATCAGCAAATGGCTGATGCCGATGTCTCAATGACGGTTGAAGAGCGAAGACGTCAGGAGCTTCAAGAAAATGCTATCAATATGGCTCGGGAACATCCTGAAGATGTTGCTCTTTTAATTAGAACTTGGCTCATGGAGGAATAA
- the fliE gene encoding flagellar hook-basal body complex protein FliE, with product MVNAVNVANVNSVPGLLDVPKINAVVTDNFRAKMVSNTDMIELAANKEAASFEQTILKAFDSMNAKQTNMDKLGEQMIVDPESVDVHDITLGMAEASLSLKLAQTIIDRLVKTWNDITTTR from the coding sequence ATGGTAAACGCTGTAAATGTTGCAAATGTAAATTCGGTACCGGGACTTTTAGATGTTCCGAAAATTAATGCTGTTGTTACCGATAATTTTAGAGCCAAAATGGTCTCAAATACCGACATGATTGAGCTTGCTGCAAATAAAGAAGCTGCAAGTTTTGAACAGACAATTTTAAAAGCATTTGACAGCATGAATGCAAAGCAAACAAACATGGACAAATTGGGAGAACAAATGATTGTCGATCCCGAATCGGTCGATGTTCATGATATAACGCTGGGAATGGCCGAAGCAAGTTTGTCGCTTAAATTAGCGCAAACCATAATCGACCGTTTAGTAAAAACTTGGAATGATATTACTACAACGAGATAA
- the flgC gene encoding flagellar basal body rod protein FlgC, protein MGLFTSINIAATGMGVERLRTDVISNNIANASSLETQEGGPFKRSRVIVGQRKSGIDWQTPFTPQNVERGVGEGVKVLSIEKDTSDSRWVYDPTHPKALKYGPNEGCVEYPNVDIVTEMVDLISASRAYEANLAVVNGAKDMFQRALDIAR, encoded by the coding sequence ATGGGATTGTTTACGAGTATAAATATTGCAGCTACGGGAATGGGTGTAGAGCGTCTTAGAACCGATGTAATATCAAACAATATTGCAAACGCTTCAAGCTTGGAAACCCAAGAAGGCGGTCCTTTTAAAAGAAGCCGCGTAATAGTCGGCCAAAGGAAAAGCGGTATCGACTGGCAAACTCCTTTTACTCCTCAAAATGTAGAAAGAGGAGTAGGTGAGGGCGTTAAGGTTCTTTCGATAGAAAAAGATACTTCCGATAGCCGTTGGGTTTATGATCCGACCCATCCTAAGGCCTTAAAATACGGCCCTAATGAAGGATGTGTAGAGTATCCGAATGTAGACATAGTTACTGAAATGGTAGATTTAATTTCGGCTTCAAGGGCTTATGAGGCAAACCTTGCCGTTGTAAACGGTGCAAAGGATATGTTCCAAAGAGCCTTGGATATTGCAAGATAA
- the flgB gene encoding flagellar basal body rod protein FlgB — MGFNSFLRTTDILHRALDVNSLRYTVTSNNLANSDVPNFKRTEVNFESELKRAFDSEKNAKGAFQLATTHPLHIKSNEPIDYKTVEPVRVLDYLTTEDTNGNNVNPEDEAMKVLKIQMQYQLLSMMAGFQYNQVQSVLK, encoded by the coding sequence ATGGGTTTTAATAGTTTTTTAAGAACAACGGATATACTGCACAGAGCCTTGGATGTAAACTCTTTACGCTATACCGTTACATCAAATAACCTTGCAAATTCTGATGTTCCTAATTTTAAGAGGACTGAGGTAAATTTTGAATCGGAGTTAAAAAGAGCCTTTGATTCTGAAAAAAATGCAAAAGGAGCTTTTCAGCTTGCAACGACTCATCCCTTGCACATAAAATCAAATGAGCCTATAGATTATAAAACGGTTGAGCCTGTGCGTGTTTTGGATTATTTGACTACTGAAGACACAAATGGAAATAATGTAAATCCTGAAGATGAAGCTATGAAGGTATTGAAGATTCAAATGCAATATCAGCTTTTAAGTATGATGGCAGGTTTTCAGTACAATCAGGTACAATCGGTTTTAAAGTAG
- the hslU gene encoding ATP-dependent protease ATPase subunit HslU: protein MNEELKDLTPKQTVAELDKYIIGQNKAKRAVAIALRNRMRRLKLPEEIRDEIAPKNILMIGPTGVGKTEIARRLAKLSGAPFLKVEATKYTEVGYVGRDVESMIRDLMAVGYTMVKSEMQEKLREQAEKNTEESLLDLLLPGSNKKKTAATSAQPQNVSQASSGTTIILPSMSSTAPAEEHKAQNENDMSGTREKFRVMLRENKLEDKMVEVTISPSIGTPTFEFFAGGSNMEDIESAMSNFSNMLMGGAKPKRKNVSVKEAREIIMAEQLDRMVDHDKVTDEAKQRVEQMGIIFIDEIDKVASRSDRGGGPDVSREGVQRDILPIVEGSKVSTKYGVVDTRHILFIAAGAFSVSKPSDLIPEFQGRFPLRVELEALHAEDFKRILLEPKNALTKQYAELLETEGVKIEFLDEAIDRMSFLAADVNSKNENIGARRLHTIMEMLLEDISFNASEMGGETVKIDVAYVDERLKDIVQDQDLSRYIL from the coding sequence ATGAACGAAGAATTAAAAGATTTGACGCCTAAACAAACGGTTGCAGAATTGGATAAATATATCATAGGACAAAACAAGGCGAAGAGGGCTGTTGCTATTGCTCTTCGTAATAGAATGCGCCGGCTTAAACTTCCCGAAGAAATCAGAGATGAAATAGCTCCTAAAAATATTTTGATGATAGGTCCTACTGGTGTAGGTAAAACCGAAATTGCAAGACGGCTTGCAAAGTTGTCGGGCGCTCCATTTTTAAAAGTAGAGGCTACAAAGTATACTGAAGTGGGCTATGTAGGCCGTGATGTAGAATCTATGATCAGGGATTTAATGGCTGTGGGCTACACAATGGTGAAAAGTGAGATGCAGGAAAAATTAAGAGAACAGGCAGAAAAAAATACCGAAGAATCTTTATTGGATTTGCTTTTGCCCGGTTCAAATAAAAAGAAAACTGCTGCAACTTCTGCTCAGCCGCAAAATGTTTCTCAAGCCTCTAGCGGAACAACGATAATCCTTCCAAGCATGAGTTCTACGGCTCCAGCTGAAGAGCATAAGGCTCAAAATGAAAACGATATGAGCGGCACACGGGAAAAATTCCGCGTAATGCTCCGCGAAAATAAGCTTGAAGATAAAATGGTTGAGGTTACTATTTCTCCCTCCATTGGAACACCCACATTCGAATTTTTTGCAGGCGGTTCAAACATGGAAGATATTGAATCTGCAATGTCAAACTTTTCCAATATGCTTATGGGCGGCGCAAAACCGAAACGTAAAAATGTAAGCGTAAAAGAAGCCCGCGAAATTATAATGGCCGAACAGCTTGACCGTATGGTAGATCATGATAAGGTAACGGATGAAGCAAAACAAAGGGTCGAGCAGATGGGAATTATATTTATTGACGAAATCGATAAGGTGGCTTCCCGTTCGGATCGCGGCGGCGGGCCCGATGTTTCAAGAGAAGGTGTTCAGCGCGATATCCTTCCCATAGTTGAAGGCTCTAAGGTTTCCACTAAATACGGCGTTGTCGATACTCGTCACATTCTTTTTATAGCAGCAGGAGCGTTTAGCGTATCAAAGCCTAGCGATTTAATACCTGAATTTCAAGGACGCTTTCCCTTGCGGGTGGAGCTTGAAGCCTTGCATGCAGAAGATTTTAAACGTATTCTCCTTGAACCTAAAAATGCTTTGACCAAACAGTATGCAGAGCTTTTGGAAACCGAAGGCGTAAAAATAGAATTTTTAGATGAAGCCATTGATAGAATGAGCTTTTTGGCTGCCGATGTAAACAGCAAAAACGAAAACATTGGGGCAAGAAGGCTCCATACGATTATGGAAATGCTTTTAGAAGATATTTCGTTTAATGCAAGCGAAATGGGAGGCGAAACGGTAAAAATCGATGTAGCCTATGTGGATGAAAGGTTAAAAGATATAGTACAGGATCAGGATTTATCCCGATATATTCTATAA
- the hslV gene encoding ATP-dependent protease subunit HslV has translation MSQKIRSTTVIAVRKDGKIVMAGDGQVTMGETVMKGNARKVRKIYDGKIITGFAGATADAFTLLEKFEIRVKEFSGDLTRAAVELAKDWRTDKMLKNLEALLLVADAKTTLLISGNGDVIEPEEDVLAIGSGGNYAYASALALMQNTNLSAHEIAEKSLQIAGKICIYTNGKIVMEEI, from the coding sequence ATGAGTCAAAAAATAAGAAGCACTACGGTGATTGCCGTAAGAAAAGACGGGAAAATTGTTATGGCCGGAGACGGGCAGGTAACCATGGGCGAAACAGTTATGAAGGGAAATGCCCGAAAGGTAAGAAAAATTTATGACGGAAAAATTATAACGGGCTTTGCCGGAGCAACGGCCGATGCCTTTACTCTTTTGGAAAAATTTGAAATTAGGGTAAAAGAATTTTCAGGAGATCTTACCAGAGCTGCGGTAGAGCTTGCAAAAGATTGGCGCACCGATAAGATGCTTAAAAATTTAGAAGCCCTCTTACTTGTGGCCGATGCAAAGACTACTCTTTTAATTTCAGGAAACGGAGATGTTATCGAGCCGGAAGAAGATGTACTTGCTATAGGTTCCGGAGGAAACTATGCTTATGCTTCGGCTTTGGCTTTGATGCAAAACACAAACCTTTCCGCCCATGAAATTGCAGAAAAGAGTTTACAGATTGCAGGAAAAATATGTATTTACACAAACGGAAAGATAGTTATGGAGGAAATATAA
- a CDS encoding tyrosine recombinase XerC — MNEVFENYLTYSAGVRQFTKATIDSYKNDLIIFEEWLKELDLNVFELKASDIRIFIAELADKKIAPASINRMMSTLRGFYKYALRFNLTKINPISSVRNLKLAQKLPVFMFPKQAQEFCRLPSNADILWETRDAALFASLYSTGCRVSELAGLDIKDLDKTLSYAIVFGKGKKERKVFFAEFAKEYLREYLKERADLVEKFKGQVQKDHKGKIRDALFINQKAQALTSRGIRYIINRYVELSPELKHLSPHAFRHSFASTLITRGADIRVVQELLGHESVSTTQRYTHITAEQLQNLYKTAHPHS, encoded by the coding sequence ATGAATGAAGTATTTGAAAACTACCTCACTTACAGTGCGGGAGTTCGGCAATTTACAAAAGCAACAATAGATTCTTATAAAAACGATTTGATTATTTTTGAAGAATGGCTAAAAGAACTTGACTTAAATGTTTTTGAATTAAAGGCTTCGGACATTAGGATTTTTATTGCAGAACTTGCAGATAAAAAAATTGCTCCGGCTTCAATTAACAGAATGATGTCTACCTTAAGAGGTTTTTATAAATATGCTTTAAGGTTCAATTTGACAAAAATAAATCCTATATCGTCTGTAAGGAATTTAAAACTTGCTCAAAAACTTCCTGTTTTTATGTTTCCAAAACAGGCACAAGAGTTTTGTAGGCTGCCTTCAAATGCCGATATTCTTTGGGAAACAAGAGATGCCGCCTTATTTGCTTCTCTTTATTCTACAGGCTGCCGTGTCTCGGAATTAGCCGGGCTCGATATAAAAGATTTGGATAAAACTCTTTCTTATGCCATCGTTTTCGGAAAAGGCAAAAAAGAAAGAAAGGTGTTTTTTGCGGAATTTGCAAAAGAGTATTTGCGGGAGTATTTAAAAGAAAGAGCTGACTTGGTTGAAAAGTTTAAAGGCCAAGTTCAAAAAGACCATAAGGGAAAAATTAGAGATGCTCTTTTTATAAATCAAAAGGCTCAAGCCTTAACAAGCAGGGGAATTCGGTATATAATAAACAGATATGTTGAGTTATCTCCCGAATTAAAACATCTTTCACCCCACGCTTTTAGACATAGTTTTGCATCGACATTAATTACCCGCGGTGCGGACATAAGGGTTGTACAGGAATTGCTTGGTCACGAAAGCGTTTCGACCACGCAAAGATATACGCATATTACGGCTGAGCAGCTTCAAAATTTATATAAGACTGCTCATCCTCATTCATAG